One stretch of Acidobacteriota bacterium DNA includes these proteins:
- a CDS encoding VOC family protein codes for MRNAILAITFALTLVTGSLDAATDKTRPADVGPGRIAWFDITTTNLAQSKEFYGQLFDWKFTALQGTDLAVEIVSSGTAIGTLRGAEGKISPFNGVVYVQVTDIQTSCKKAKDLGGTVVPGFPFDLSDGIGAIAVVVDPAGHPVGLYSRTALAPKAPSPAK; via the coding sequence ATGCGAAACGCGATTTTGGCGATCACCTTTGCGCTGACTCTTGTGACTGGCTCCCTCGATGCAGCGACGGACAAGACTCGCCCGGCGGATGTCGGACCGGGGCGCATCGCCTGGTTTGACATCACTACGACCAACCTGGCGCAGTCCAAGGAATTCTACGGACAGCTCTTCGATTGGAAATTCACCGCGCTCCAGGGCACTGATCTGGCGGTGGAGATCGTCTCAAGTGGCACGGCGATCGGCACGTTACGCGGTGCGGAGGGCAAGATCAGTCCGTTCAACGGAGTGGTCTATGTCCAGGTAACCGATATCCAAACGAGCTGCAAGAAGGCGAAGGACCTGGGCGGAACGGTCGTGCCCGGATTCCCCTTCGACTTGTCCGACGGCATCGGAGCCATCGCCGTGGTAGTCGATCCAGCCGGCCATCCGGTGGGCCTGTACTCGAGGACCGCGCTCGCGCCAAAGGCGCCGTCCCCAGCCAAGTGA
- a CDS encoding tetratricopeptide repeat protein — protein MKRVKDAIEIFKLNVEMFPQGFNTYDSLGEAYMENGDKQLAIQNYKKSLELNPKETGAIEKLKKLEAPP, from the coding sequence ATGAAACGAGTCAAGGACGCGATTGAGATTTTCAAGCTCAACGTTGAGATGTTTCCCCAGGGCTTCAATACCTACGACAGCCTTGGCGAAGCCTACATGGAGAACGGCGACAAGCAGCTTGCGATTCAAAACTACAAAAAGTCGCTGGAGTTGAACCCCAAGGAGACGGGTGCTATCGAGAAGCTGAAGAAGCTGGAAGCCCCACCTTAG
- a CDS encoding CopG family antitoxin produces MEENKLSSVSKADSDEKIGEFWDTHDFTEFDSDAPDAEFEVPCTVPVSLELLSEIERQAAKRGVKVDELVNLWLQQKLDEDAA; encoded by the coding sequence ATGGAAGAAAATAAACTCAGCAGCGTTTCCAAAGCCGATTCGGACGAAAAGATCGGAGAGTTTTGGGACACGCACGACTTCACCGAGTTTGACTCGGATGCGCCAGACGCTGAATTCGAAGTGCCTTGCACCGTTCCGGTCAGTCTTGAATTGCTAAGCGAGATTGAAAGGCAGGCCGCGAAGCGCGGGGTTAAGGTTGACGAGTTGGTTAATCTTTGGCTGCAGCAGAAGCTTGACGAGGACGCTGCGTAA
- a CDS encoding type II toxin-antitoxin system HicB family antitoxin gives MNHKVVVNESDEGFSVSCPGLPGCWSQGETETEALANIQDAIREYLAAIDDLVKGQDVREVSVVV, from the coding sequence ATGAATCATAAAGTTGTGGTCAACGAATCGGATGAAGGCTTCAGCGTTTCCTGTCCCGGCTTGCCCGGTTGCTGGTCCCAAGGTGAAACCGAAACTGAAGCACTCGCCAACATTCAAGACGCCATTCGTGAATATCTCGCCGCAATCGACGATCTAGTAAAAGGTCAGGACGTTCGCGAAGTAAGCGTGGTGGTGTAG
- a CDS encoding serine hydrolase domain-containing protein — protein MKIKNLFATLLTLALFTAGYAQTPDKAKLDQFFDRLAEKNKAMGSLTIAKDGKVLYTRAIGYSQINGTEKKPLTAANRFRIGSITKMFTAAMILQLVEEGKLKLTDTLDKFFPQVPNAKKITIVQILSHRSGIPNVRRDQNSQGNVNTTPITKDEMLALIVKATPDFEPDTKHSYSNSGYFLLGLILEKLTGKPYGEALKERITSKIGLKDTYTATGNIDVNKNESLTYMNLGGDWKQVPETHPSILFGGGAIVSTPNDLAKFIQALFDGKIVSKESLDQMKTMRDGEGLGMEPFTFAGKTFYGHAGGGDNYGAWLSYEPEEKLAVAYTTNAKVYPVVNIVRGVVDIYYNKPFEIPAFESIAVSPEVLDKYVGVYSSPEVRVKFTITRKGATLYVQPGEQSAAPLEAMAQDKFEIEGAGVVFEFDAAKNQMIQKRDGRERVFTKEK, from the coding sequence ATGAAAATTAAAAACCTATTCGCAACTTTACTGACACTTGCGTTGTTCACCGCAGGCTACGCACAGACGCCGGACAAAGCCAAACTCGACCAGTTTTTTGACCGCCTCGCCGAAAAGAATAAGGCGATGGGGAGCCTGACCATCGCCAAAGACGGCAAAGTTCTTTACACCCGCGCTATCGGCTACAGCCAGATCAACGGAACTGAAAAGAAACCTTTGACTGCGGCGAACAGATTCCGGATCGGTTCGATCACAAAAATGTTCACCGCCGCGATGATCTTACAGCTCGTCGAGGAAGGAAAATTGAAGCTGACCGATACCCTCGACAAGTTCTTCCCGCAGGTTCCGAACGCCAAGAAAATTACTATCGTGCAAATACTCTCGCATCGCAGCGGCATCCCTAACGTAAGGCGCGATCAGAATTCTCAAGGAAACGTGAACACGACTCCAATAACGAAGGATGAAATGCTCGCCCTTATCGTCAAAGCCACGCCTGATTTCGAACCGGACACAAAGCATTCCTACAGCAATTCTGGCTATTTCCTTTTAGGTCTTATCCTTGAAAAGTTAACCGGCAAACCCTATGGGGAAGCCCTCAAGGAAAGAATCACCTCAAAGATCGGGCTCAAGGATACATACACCGCGACCGGAAATATTGATGTGAACAAAAACGAAAGTCTTACCTATATGAACCTCGGCGGCGACTGGAAACAGGTACCCGAAACCCATCCAAGCATCCTCTTCGGCGGGGGCGCGATTGTTTCGACCCCGAACGACCTGGCCAAATTCATCCAGGCGCTGTTTGACGGGAAGATAGTGTCAAAGGAGAGCCTCGATCAGATGAAAACGATGAGGGACGGCGAAGGCCTTGGAATGGAGCCCTTCACGTTCGCTGGCAAGACCTTCTACGGGCACGCGGGCGGGGGCGACAACTATGGAGCGTGGCTGTCTTACGAGCCGGAAGAAAAGCTGGCGGTCGCCTACACTACGAACGCCAAGGTTTACCCGGTAGTCAACATCGTGCGCGGCGTTGTAGATATTTACTACAATAAACCGTTTGAGATTCCCGCCTTCGAATCAATCGCCGTCAGCCCGGAAGTTCTGGACAAATACGTCGGAGTTTATTCGAGCCCCGAAGTCCGCGTGAAATTTACGATCACCAGAAAAGGCGCCACGCTTTACGTCCAGCCGGGTGAGCAATCCGCTGCCCCGCTCGAAGCGATGGCGCAGGATAAATTTGAAATCGAGGGTGCGGGTGTAGTTTTCGAATTCGACGCCGCGAAAAACCAGATGATTCAGAAACGGGACGGTCGGGAGAGGGTTTTCACGAAGGAAAAATGA
- a CDS encoding BrnT family toxin, translated as MQIETVVCPERIEAKLESKHHVTFSEARQILFNQPRIRFAEKGHTAGEDVYVAFGQTLGGRYLSVFFIYKPRLKTAVIISARDMSDKERKTYGRK; from the coding sequence GTGCAGATTGAAACAGTCGTTTGCCCTGAACGGATTGAAGCAAAACTAGAATCAAAGCATCATGTCACCTTCAGTGAGGCAAGGCAGATTCTCTTCAACCAGCCGCGGATACGTTTCGCTGAGAAGGGACATACGGCCGGCGAGGATGTTTACGTTGCGTTTGGACAGACCCTTGGCGGCAGATATCTCTCAGTATTCTTCATCTACAAGCCGAGACTCAAAACGGCAGTCATTATTAGCGCCCGAGACATGAGCGACAAGGAGCGCAAGACTTATGGAAGAAAATAA